A genomic region of Homalodisca vitripennis isolate AUS2020 chromosome 5, UT_GWSS_2.1, whole genome shotgun sequence contains the following coding sequences:
- the LOC124363756 gene encoding uncharacterized protein LOC124363756, with protein MQVESELEKSSPDISDVMKLLLEMRQENKDQTKNLEFELGKSIELCHQTISELRKTVDSQSEALKKYKDLYEQLLSEHKRLQIKIVELENRQDEAEQYSRLNTIEINGIPEEENENVFSLVQQVENSLNIQVKEEMVDVCYRLGGKSGERPRGIVVKFIRRTVKEEFLQKRRAKRNLNTSDIGFPSPVSVIYINESLTPTRRRIFNEVRSIKKEKGFTFVWIRNGKILVRPSEGDKVSAVSNWNDVEKLRKLPATTGSPQLQVTNSSQTTV; from the coding sequence ATGCAAGTGGAATCCGAGCTGGAGAAGAGTTCACCAGACATAAGTGACGTCATGAAGCTACTACTCGAGATGAGACAAGAAAACAAAGATCAAACTAAAAACCTTGAATTTGAACTTGGAAAATCCATTGAACTCTGCCATCAAACTATCTCCGAGTTAAGGAAAACTGTGGATTCACAGTCTGAGGCTTTGAAAAAGTATAAAGACTTGTATGAACAACTTTTGTCCGAACATAAAAGgctgcaaattaaaattgttgagcTGGAAAACCGTCAAGACGAAGCTGAGCAATACTCTAGACTTAATACAATAGAAATCAATGGGATTCCTGAggaagaaaatgaaaatgttttcagtCTAGTTCAACAAGTCGAAAACAGTCTAAACATACAAGTAAAGGAAGAGATGGTGGATGTCTGCTACAGACTTGGAGGAAAAAGTGGCGAAAGACCCCGAGGCATCGTAGTGAAGTTTATAAGAAGAACAGTCAAGGAAgagtttctacaaaaaaggaGAGCCAAGAGAAATCTGAATACGTCTGACATTGGTTTCCCAAGCCCAGTAAGTGTCATCTATATAAATGAGAGCCTTACTCCTACAAGACGGCGGATATTCAACGAAGTACGATCGATCAAGAAAGAAAAAGGATTCACGTTCGTCTGGATACGGAACGGCAAGATCCTGGTCCGACCATCAGAAGGTGACAAGGTGTCAGCAGTGAGCAACTGGAACGACGTGGAGAAGCTGAGGAAGCTGCCGGCAACAACAGGCTCGCCTCAGCTCCAGGTAACTAACTCCTCACAGACAACAGTATAA
- the LOC124363967 gene encoding neuropeptide CCHamide-1 receptor-like, which produces MFNITIDEELINITSVAEVTNKSSTEIPPYPDRPETYYVPVLFSLIFLVGVVGNGTLVVIFIRHRTMRNVPNTYILSLALGDLLVIVSCVPFTSTIYTVPNWPFGEFVCKLSETTKDISIGVSVFTLTALSADRFFAIVDPIRKQFSTIGGRGATRVTVMIASAIWGLAVIFSLPAAFGSHVKGISLNDSTLVVCYPFPDEYGFKYAQGVIVLRFLIYYTIPLSIIGFFYVMMARHLILSTHNMPGELHPPQARQIRARKKVAKTVLAFVIIFFVCFFPNHVFFLWFYFSPDPEADYNAFWHHLRIVGFCLAFFNSCINPIALYCVSGTFRKHFDSYLCCWKDSARKTRSSHRKRVGTRKWDSTSAPLHLQSTLRRAERTTATGECTVTTFTNGAGEM; this is translated from the coding sequence ATGTTCAACATCACAATTGATGAGGAACTGATAAACATCACAAGTGTAGCAGAGGTGACCAACAAGTCCAGCACTGAGATCCCTCCCTATCCGGACAGACCGGAGACTTACTACGTGCCGGTCCTGTTCTCCCTCATCTTCCTGGTGGGGGTGGTGGGCAACGGTACCCTGGTGGTCATCTTCATCCGTCATCGCACCATGCGGAACGTCCCCAACACCTACATCCTCAGCCTGGCTCTCGGAGATCTGCTGGTCATAGTCAGCTGTGTACCCTTCACCTCCACGATCTACACCGTGCCCAACTGGCCCTTCGGCGAATTCGTATGCAAGCTCTCCGAGACCACCAAAGACATCTCTATCGGAGTCTCAGTCTTCACCCTGACCGCGCTGTCGGCAGACAGGTTCTTCGCCATCGTCGACCCTATCAGAAAACAGTTCTCTACCATCGGCGGCCGCGGGGCGACCAGAGTCACCGTGATGATAGCCTCGGCCATCTGGGGACTCGCGGTCATCTTTTCCCTCCCGGCCGCGTTCGGGTCGCACGTCAAGGGCATCAGTCTCAACGACTCCACTCTGGTCGTCTGCTACCCTTTCCCGGACGAATACGGCTTCAAGTACGCACAAGGCGTTATCGTCCTCAGGTTCCTAATTTACTACACGATCCCTCTGAGCATCATAGGCTTCTTCTACGTGATGATGGCCCGCCACCTCATTCTCAGCACTCATAACATGCCCGGGGAGCTTCATCCCCCACAGGCGAGGCAGATAAGGGCGAGGAAGAAAGTCGCCAAGACAGTTCTCGCTTTCGTCATTATCTTCTTCGTCTGCTTCTTTCCCAACCACGTGTTCTTCCTGTGGTTCTACTTCTCCCCCGACCCCGAAGCCGACTACAACGCCTTCTGGCACCACCTCAGGATCGTGGGCTTCTGCTTGGCCTTCTTTAACTCCTGCATAAACCCCATAGCTCTGTACTGCGTCTCGGGAACCTTCAGGAAACACTTCGACAGCTACCTCTGTTGCTGGAAAGACTCGGCCCGCAAGACTCGCTCCAGCCACCGCAAGCGTGTCGGGACTCGCAAGTGGGACTCTACCTCCGCTCCTCTACACCTCCAGAGCACGCTGAGGCGAGCCGAGCGTACCACGGCCACTGGGGAGTGCACCGTCACGACCTTCACGAACGGGGCAGGGGAGATGTGA